Genomic DNA from Providencia sp. PROV188:
CAAAACCGTGGCAAATTTACCGGTGGGCAAAAACTTTCACGATCATTTGCATATGTCTATCAACGTCACCACCAAAGAGCCAATCAGCTTATTTGGTGCCGACCAAGGCTTTGCCGCTATCAAACATGGTTTTGAGTGGATGGCATTTCGCAGTGGGCTACTCGCTTCTAACGTTTTAGAAGGCGCTGCCTTTAAAGACAGCTGCAACCAAGGTCGCCCAGATGTGCAAATTCACTTTTTGCCTATTTTAGATAGCTGGGATGATGTACCGGGGGAGCCGCTACCTGCCGCTCACGGTTTTTCACTGAAAGTCGGTTACTTACAGCCTAAGTCACGCGGGGAAATTTTACTGCGTAGCCAAAACCCGCAAGATCCGTTAAGAATTCACGCCAATTACTTGGCTGAACCAGAAGATATGGAAGGTTGTAAACGTGCGGTGAAATTCGGTTTAGAGGTATTAAGCCAGCCATCATTGCAAGCTGTCAGTAAAAATACATTAATGCCGCCAGCCCAAGTTCAGCATGATGAGGGGCAATTAGAAGAGTTTGTGCGTAATTTCTGTAAAACAGTTTATCACCCCGTTGGCACCTGCCGTATGGGTACCGATACCGCAAATTCCGTCACTGATTTACGTCTTCGCGTTCATGGGATCAACAAACTACGAGTGGTGGATTGTTCGGTGATGCCAGAAATTCCAAGTGGCAATACCAATGCGCCAACCATCATGATTGCGGAGCGTGCAGCCGCGATGATTATTGAAGATAAACAATAATCCCCCTAAAAAGCCCCCCGCCAGAACCTAACAGGCGGGGGATAATCACTATCCTGTTACTTTCACTCGAGCCGCCGCTGTTTTTGCCATCTCTAGGGCTTGCTCAATCGAATCTCCGACCGCAAGCGCTACACCCAAACGGCGAGTTCCCGCAATTTCCGGTTTGCCAAATAAACGCAATTGAATATCAGAACCGAGTGCCTCGTGAATGCCCGAAAAAACCACATTCCGACTATGCAGCTCAGGTAAAATCACAGCCGATGCGCTGGCACCATACTGACGAATAGTGCCAATCGGTAAGCCTAAGAAAGCACGAACATGTAATGCGAATTCAGACAGGTTTTGAGAAATCAACGTCACCATGCCGGTATCATGAGGGCGAGGAGAAACTTCGTTGAAAATGATCTCATCACCACAGACAAACAGCTCCACACCGAATAAGCCGTATCCCCCTAAAGCGGTGACAATTTTCTTCGCTACGTCCTGTGCTTTTTGCAAAGCAGCATCACTCATCGCTTGCGGCTGCCAAGATTCGCGATAATCACCTTTTTCTTGGCGATGCCCAACTGGCGCACAGAAATGCACACCGTCTGCCGCGCTAATGGTTAGTAATGTAATTTCAAAATCGAAATTCACCATTTTTTCAACAATCACGCGCCCTTGACCTGTACGCCCGCCTTCTTGGGAATAATTCCACGCACTATCAAGCTGCTCCGCTGAGCGAATGATGCTCTGCCCTTTCCCCGATGAGCTCATGACTGGTTTTACAATGCAGGGAAAGCCAATTTCATGGGCTGCGACTTCAAAATCCGCTTTCGTTTCCACGAAGCGGTATTCCGACGTCGGCAGTTGTAGCTCTTCGGCAGCTAAACGACGGATCCCTTC
This window encodes:
- the purT gene encoding formate-dependent phosphoribosylglycinamide formyltransferase, encoding MSQLGTALCSSATKVMLLGSGELGKEVAIECQRLGIEVIAVDRYDNAPAMHVAHRSYTINMLDGEALRQLVESEKPDFIVPEIEAIATKTLVELEKQGQKVVPSANAVYLTMNREGIRRLAAEELQLPTSEYRFVETKADFEVAAHEIGFPCIVKPVMSSSGKGQSIIRSAEQLDSAWNYSQEGGRTGQGRVIVEKMVNFDFEITLLTISAADGVHFCAPVGHRQEKGDYRESWQPQAMSDAALQKAQDVAKKIVTALGGYGLFGVELFVCGDEIIFNEVSPRPHDTGMVTLISQNLSEFALHVRAFLGLPIGTIRQYGASASAVILPELHSRNVVFSGIHEALGSDIQLRLFGKPEIAGTRRLGVALAVGDSIEQALEMAKTAAARVKVTG